The following proteins are co-located in the Apium graveolens cultivar Ventura chromosome 5, ASM990537v1, whole genome shotgun sequence genome:
- the LOC141660104 gene encoding uncharacterized protein LOC141660104 has protein sequence MMMMFAIAAMQNLTVHQMDVKTAFLNGDIDEEIYMEQPEGLEDRPPKIFKGESTDITFRERELRWVHHPHNDALVITMLIGAMNVHRVFLDNGSSANILYYITFKKLGFPDSDMNFEDAYVYGFTGEAVRVMGSVRLPVTLGEGAPSVTQMIDFKVLDQESAHNVLVGRPWLRAFRVITSIHHLMIKFPMPNKVGSLRGSQYESRECYHKVVKEFHRRRYEGKSLPSEDAADIQVKPNGEVHAHYFLEDPEEKEDHTTNTPALMFRTVSRIRTVEEVMVNHEENIVRKEINGEMLEGRSDILQSLKSDLKVNAPRTKDAPSLFVKNNVPLTEDVSSTPAMYGTMPYPEVDAPSYKDAPSGARTEVEDPRDFDFDLNPRIPMPAEKTGPAEDKISIPIDKDDPSKILRVGSQLSHEMRERLIHFLIKNLYVFAWSHSNMVGIDPRVMCHRLNIFPNYTGIRQKRRPVSGERVIALKEEVDRLLEVGLIKESFYPEWLTNPVLVKKPNGKWRTCVDFTDLNKACSNDNFPLPRIDQLVDATTGHALLSFMDAYYGYNQILMYGPDQEHTSFITDRGLYCNIGMPFGLINASVTYQRLVNMMFKNQIGRTMEVYVDDMLVKSNEANDHVKHLMEMFNFVRRFRIKLNPQKCMFGVESGKFLGFIVNHKGIEVNPTNIKALLDMKSPTSVKQVIKVVEKNFVWTPEYEEAFRRIKEQLGNPPIFSKPLDGESLILYLAVSEYSISAVLVREVDAQQSPVYYVKKWLHDAETRYTSMEKLVYALILASRKLRPYFQAHRIEVRTTYPLRKVLHKPKSSGRMLKWAMELGQFDLEYMPRIAIKGQALADFLLEFDSKVDDKASVVLHPLHTEEVLEEFPHPWWILYVDGAVNNGGAGTGIVLVSPEGHLLIHAIHFKFYATNNDAEYEALINDLKIALEMGVRNLIAKSDSELVVNQVNGGFC, from the exons ATGATGATGATGTTTGCTATCGCTGCAATGCAAAATCTAAcagtacatcaaatggatgtgaaaacagcttttCTAAATGGGGAtatagatgaggaaatctatatggaacaacctgaagg TTTAGAAGATAGACCTCCAAAAATATTCAAAGGGGAATCTACTGATATTACGTTCAGAGAAAGAGAGTTGAGATGGGTGCATCATCCCCATAACGATGCGTTGGTAATAACTATGCTTATTGGGGCGATGAACGTACATCGAGTCTTCCTGGACAACGGAAGCTCTGCAAACATCTTATACTACATCACGTTCAAGAAATTGGGTTTCCCAGACAGTGACATGAATTTTGAAGACGCGTACGTCTACGGTTTTACTGGGGAGGCAGTAAGAGTTATGGGTTCGGTTAGACTTCCTGTCACGCTCGGAGAAGGGGCTCCGTCTGTTACCCAAATGATAGACTTCAAAGTGCTAGATCAGGAGTCCGCGCACAATGTGCTGGTGGGCAGACCTTGGTTGCGAGCattcagggtgataacctcgatacatcatttgatgataaagttcccaaTGCCTAACAAAGTGGGCAGTCTAAGAGGATCGCAATACGAATCACGTGAGTGCTATCACAAGGTTGTTAAGGAATTTCACAGGAGAAGGTATGAAGGAAAGAGTCTCCCCAGCGAGGATGCGGCGGACATTCAGGTAAAACCAAATGGAGAAGTCCATGCCCACTATTTTTTGGAGGATCCAGAAGAAAAAGAGGACCATACAACCAACACTCCTGCTCTGATGTTTAGGACAGTTTCGAGGATTCGCACTGTGGAGGAGGTCATGGTGAATCATGAAGAAAATATTGTGCGGAAGGAAATAAATGGAGAAATGTTGGAAGGAAGGAGTGATATTTTGCAAAGTCTGAAAAGTGACCTCAAGGTTAATGCTCCTCGAACGAAGGACGCGCCTTCCTTGTTTGTAAAGAATAATGTTCCTCTAACCGAGGACGTGTCTTCCACACCTGCAATGTATGGAACCATGCCTTATCCCGAGGTGGATGCTCCTAGCTATAAGGACGCGCCCTCAGGTGCAAGGACGGAAGTGGAAgacccccgagactttgatttTGATCTGAATCCTAGGATCCCTATGCCTGCTGAGAAAACGGGACCAGCTGAGGACAAGATATCTATTCCAATTGATAAGGATGATCCAAGCAAGATTTTGAGAGTCGGATCTCAGTTAAGTCATGAAATGAGGGAGAGGCTTATCCATTTTTTGATCAAGAATCTCTACGTCTTTGCATGGAGTCATTCGAACATGGTTGGGATCGACCCGAGAGTAATGTGTCATCGTTTGAACATTTTCCCCAACTACACGGGCATTCGACAGAAGCGTCGCCCGGTGAGTGGAGAAAGGGTGATAGCATTAAAAGAGGAGGTTGATCGATTGTTGGAAGTTGGGTTGATTAAGGAATCCTTCTACCCCGAGTGGCTTACGAACCCAGTGCTTGTGAAAAAGCCGAATGGAAAGTGGAGGACGTGTGTGGATTTCACAGATCTCAATAAAGCTTGCTCGAATGACAACTTTCCACTCCCACGAATTGACCAGTTGGTCGATGCGACGACGGGGCATGCCCTTTTAAGCTTTATGGATGCATACTACGGTTACAATCAAATTCTCATGTACGGCCCTGATCAGGAGCATACATCCTTCATTACTGATAGAGGACTATACTGTAATATAGGGATGCCATTTGGATTGATCAATGCAAGCGTGACCTACCAACGGCTGGTGAACATGATGTTCAAGAATCAGATTGGAAGAACTATGGAGGTATATGTGGACGATATGTTGGTGAAATCAAATGAGGCAAATGATCATGTCAAGCACTTGATGGAAATGTTTAACTTCGTAAGAAGGTTTCGCATAAAGTTGAATCCGCAGAAATGCATGTTCGGTGTAGAGTCAGGAAAGTTTCTTGGGTTCATTGTCAACCATAAAGGAATTGAAGTTAACCCTACAAATATCAAGGCATTGCTAGATATGAAGTCTCCCACCAGTGTGAAGCAG GTGATTAAGGTGGTAGAAAAAAACTTTGTATGGACACCAGAATATGAGGAAGCTTTCAGGAGGATCAAGGAGCAATTGGGGAATCCTCCTATATTTTCGAAACCATTGGATGGTGAGTCTCTGATCCTGTATCTTGCAGTTTCGGAGTATTCAATCAGCGCGGTGCTGGTAAGAGAAGTGGATGCGCAACAGTCACCAGTGTATTATGTGAAAAAATGGTTGCACGATGCTGAAACTCGCTATACCAGTATGGAAAAGTTGGTTTATGCCTTGATCCTCGCATCAAGAAAGCTGCGCCCATATTTCCAAGCACATAGAATTGAAGTTCGTACAACATATCCTCTACGGAAAGTCCTTCACAAGCCAAAATCGTCGGGAAGGATGTTGAAATGGGCTATGGAATTGGGACAGTTTGACTTGGAATATATGCCCCGTATAGCGATTAAAGGGCAGGCCTTAGCTgatttcttgttggaatttgattctAAGGTTGATGATAAGGCTTCGGTAGTGTTGCATCCCCTTCATACTGAGGAGGTCTTAGAGGAGTTTCCACATCCTTGGTGGATTTTATATGTAGATGGAGcagttaacaatggaggagcaggtACGGGCATAGTACTCGTGTCTCCGGAAGGCCATCTTCTAATACATGCAATTCACTTTAAATTCTATGCGACAAATAATGATGCAGAATATGAAGCATTGATCAACGACCTAAAGATCGCCTTGGAAATGGGAGTGCGAAACCTTATTGCAAAGAGCGACTCGGAGTTGGTGGTAAACCAAGTGAATGGGGGgttttgttag